The Lathyrus oleraceus cultivar Zhongwan6 chromosome 5, CAAS_Psat_ZW6_1.0, whole genome shotgun sequence genome includes the window GTGTTGTTCAATTGGCTTAGTTGTAAGGTGAACAAGTAAACTCAAATATGACTTGCAAGTGTAGGTTAATTCAAGCGTGGTTATGTTTGGTTAATTGTGAGTTTTTCTCTGATTAGATTTGCCAATTGCAGGGTTAGTGAACCATTATGGTGCTTCTGCATTTAGCCTTGTGGTGCTTTGTCATGATGTGATCATGTCTTTGGTTTATGGGTTGAATCTTGTTCATACTGATATGACAAATTGCATTTACTTGCAAGATTCGTGGACTGTATCAGGTGGTAACAGGTTGGTGTCCTAAAGTGGTGCAGGTCAGGAATGACCATTGCAAGTCCATGGTTTTGTAGGGCGTGTGAGTTTTTGGCTTTGATTATAAGTCAGTTGCAATAGGCTTATGGTTTATCATTTTGTATTGTTGTTTACAACTTAGAATGAACATGCCTTGCAAGGTTGAATGGCTTGAACGAGGCTTAGATTTGATGTCTGTTTCAGGGCCATTTACAGGTTCATTCCAAGGTCTACAACTGGTTTGTAGTGTTGCATTTGTCCAAGACTTAGTCTGTTGGTACACAATGTGATATTGCAGGTGATGTGCTTCAAATTGATCCAAGAATTACAATGTACTTTTGCTGTCTTATACTCATGTTGCATAATGGTTACAATGTTTTGACTTTGACCCCATGGCATGACATGGACTTGAATGTAGTTCTGTTATGGATTGTTGCATAATGATGTGGTGTTGCATTATGTATATGATACTAGTACTTGGATGGACTGCCATGATGTAGGTTTGATGTTGTCTTGCATTTTGGCCATGGTTTGCATAGGTTCATAGGATGTTCTAACTTGTCCTTGGTTCTACAGGTACAACTTGCCAACATTGCCTTCATTTTGACCTTGGCATAACTTCATGTGACATGGTTCTTGGTAGTGTAGGTGGCTCATGATCTAAATGCATGGTTCCAAACAAATCTTTAGGTTAGCATTTGACATTGATATGCATTGCTTGTTATTGCTGTAAGTTACAGGGTCTTGATGCCTTGGTCAAGTTTGGATGGTTTGAGCATGTGTGTACCTGGACTAGTGTTGGACATGGTCTGCAGGATTGTGAACTGAACTGCAAGGATGATTTTAGGTCTGGTATGAGCAAGATATAGGGTTCCAAGCCATGGTGTGGTGTGCTGCAGACCTCATGTTGCAGGTGTTTGATGCAGAATTTGCAGCAGGTGTAGTTCTGCTTATACTTATGGTATGTTAATGTGTGCTGCTGAGAACTGAATGGAATTGCATGATGTATGTTCGATGTTGTCTATTATTGGCTTACTGCCTACTGCAGATGTGTTGTTCTTGTGCAGAATTGTTGTCATGCTTAAGTTCATGTAATGAAATGGTTATTGAAGTTCATGTACAAATGGCCATATGAAAATCAAGGTGGAATTGGAAAATGGGATTAGGACTAGGATTGGACATTTCGTGGTTTAGGATAGGAAAGAActtgagttgactttggtcaaagttgaccaaaaagtcaactgttgaccaaagtcaacatttggtcaacCTGTCTTTTCTTGTAACTTTTGCAATGTAAGAACATTTATTATGATTTGTAATGATGGAATTTGAAATTATATGAATGAAATTGATGCTTGTATTTAAATTGAATGGATAAACATGActtaaaatgaataaaaatggaTAATGATGAAAGGTATTAAAGTGAATGAACCATTAACATAAATCAATGAACATGACTTGGATGAATCATATTAGGATTTAGAAAACTTGAATGGACAATGATAATCATGAATCAAATATCCATGGACCAAACACCAAGCATTAAAAATGTCATGAAATGAACTTGAACAACATTGACCAGATGAAATCGAGCAACTCATGGACTAGGCACTTGAAATGTCCAAATGAAATATCATGGAATGGAAGCAAAGAATGGAAGTTATATGACCAAACACTTGATCTAGGACCAATAGGCTTAAGCACAAATGAATGGAACCAAACCAAGTAATCGACATGAATAAACCAAGAACAAGAGGTTATTGGGGGATCTTGATCAAGCAAGGGTATCAAACACACAATGGGTGAAGAATTAGATGAAACTAGGGTTTGGAGGCCATCCAGATGAAAAGTCAAGCTATGAGGTACCTTAGGACCATATCCTCCTTGATTAGGGTTACATGAGGCATGCCCTTTAACCAAGATCTTTGAATCAATCATGATGCTTCACAAACAAATCTTCAATGGgtgaccccccccccccccccaaattAGGAATTTAATAACCAAGGTAAGGTCCAGAGAAACTCCATAAGATTTCATAACCATATCATCAAGAATCAGGGTTTGAAATCCCTGGGGAATGCCTTGACGAAATCTTGTTGAATCCACACCTCCAAGATCAAGCAACTAGGGTTTTACATCCCATATGCTTTGATTAATACTCAATGACATGCCTTGAAGGCCTAGTCCATACACAGACCCTATCTTTGTAAGTCAAGAGCTTTGAATCTATAGTAATCAACTGATGGATGAATAATGCATATGAATGAAGCATGAATGTACACATATGATTCCTAAGTCAAGGGTtgaatgaaaaaaatgaaaaggggagggcaaattttggggtacaacatGTTGGAAGTAATCCATATTCAATAGTAGTATTAGTTTTGTTAAGCTTAACCTAGCTAGTGTAAGTTAGCATTTTCGCATGCGTAACattattgtttgtgtatataaATCAAATGTGTAACAAAATTTTATTATGCAATCATTTAAAGTTTTTCTAATAGTTAGTTAGGTtatctcccccccccccccctctctctctctctctaataTATTGTTTATGTGTTGTTTTATCAAATACAATCAATCTAACAGAAATAACAgtaaaaattataattaaaaataaaaaactaatttCAAATAATTgatacaaaaaataaataaaaataataataaatgaaaCTAATAATCTTACAttgacatatatatatatatatatatatatatatatatatatatatatatatatatatatatatatatatatatatatatatatatatatatatatatatatatatatatatatatatatatatatatatatatatacacgtTGGCATATATATCTCATTATTTATATTATATCAATGTCAAAATGCCCGTAATATTTATCTATATTTATCTCTCTTTTTAACCTTACTAGTGTGGACGTGTTGAGATattcataatatatatatatatatatatatatatatatatatatatatatgtcatGTGTGAGTAACTTTTGGTAGATATTTTTTCTCATATTCGTGATTGTTTGTATGGTATATCTTGTCtgtaatttttttttacaatCGATGTTGAAGTGTCCGTAAattttattcattatttataatatttctattttaattttattaatgtCGACGTGTCTAAATTCATTATCTATTCAATACATTATTCCGCGATCGTACCTACATTTGACATGTTACAAGATAATGAAGTAAACTCTGAGGGAGAAGTCATTtagtgtgccatgttagtagatTCGAACTAGTTAGTACTTAAGAAGCTCTAAAGAATAAAGTGTGGCCGAAGGCAATGGAAGAAGGACTTGATgttatagaaagaaacaagacttgggagtTGACTGAACTTCCAAAGGAGAAGAAAGCAATCCGTGTTAAATGGGTTTTCAAGATGAAGTTAAAGCCAGATGAATTAATTGGCAAATACAAAACAATGTTAGTAGCAAGAGGATTTCTACATAAACCCGGAttagattactttgaagtgtttgcacttgtagctagacatgaaacaatcagattgGTGATTGTTATAGTTGCTAATATaaattggcctctgatgcatctagatgtgaaatatgcatttcTAAACAGTCCATTGTAAGAAGAGGTATACATGTCACAACCTCCCGGATTTATGAAAAAGAATCAGAAAGGGATGATGTACAGGTTACATAAAACATTGTATGGACTAAAAGAAGCTCATAGAGCttgaaatttgaaaattgattcatttttcaagctccaAGGATCCAGAAAGTGTGAGGTGGAGTATGACGTTTACGTTCAACATACTTGTGATGGCAATATGATTCTAgtgtgtctctatgttgatgacatattgctgATAGGAAGCTGTTCACATGAGATAATGAAGTTCAAGAAGGTGTCGTTGgatgagtttgagatgactgatatggaaaatatggtatattttctagggatggagatTATGTACTCCGAGAAGGGTACCATTTTGCATCagctgaagtatgaacttgaaCTTTTGAAGAAATTCAAGCTGACAAATTGCAACACTGCAATCACATTTGTTGAGACGAATCATAAGCTGGATTTTGATGTTGACGGTGATGATGTAGATACTACAACTTTTAAACAGTTGGTTGACTTACTGAGATATCTTTGTTATGCAGTTAGAATTGTAAGTAGGTTTATGAACAAACCAAATTGGTCACATTACCAAGCTGTTGTCAGAATTATAAGGTATATTAACgggactctgaagtatggagtGTTATTCCATTCTGGTGTTAAGTCTGAATCAAAATTTTTGTGCTAATCAAATTTTAATTGGTGTTGAGACAGAGTTGACAAAAGAAATACTTCTGGATATTTCTTCAACTATCTAGGAGGTTCTGTTTCTTGGTattccaagaagcaacctgttgttGCTTTGTCAACTCGTGAAGCTGAGTACATTGAAGGTGATTTAACTGCTTGTAAAGCTGTATGGATTGTGAACTTGCTGTAGGATCTGAAGATTAAGGTGAGTAAGCATGTGAAGTTGATGATTGCCAACAAATTAGCTATAAGCCTTGCCAATAATTCAGTATTGCATGGAAGAAGCAAACACATTGACACGAAGTTTCATTTTCTGAGGAACCAGGTTCAAaatggagtgctagaagttgTACAATATAGTACTCATAAGCAATTTGCAAATGTGTTGACTAAAGCTGTGAAGACTAAACACTTTATTCCCAtgagggatggaattggtgttgtAAAGCTTAATtagctgaatatgaattaaggaATGATGTTAGAAGTAATCCATATTCAGTAGTAGTATTAGTTTTGTTAAGCTTAACCTAACTAATGTAGGTTAGCATTTTCGCATACGTGACATTATTGTTTGTGTACATAAACCAAACGTGTAATAGAAATTTATAATGCAATCATTTAAATTTTTTCTCAAAATTAGTTAGATCtattttctctctcttctctctctccatcttcatcatcttcatcttcaccTTTATGCACCAACATATTATTTATGTGTTGTTTTATAAATACAGTCAATCTAAAAGAAACAACGGGAAAAATTATaactaaaaataaaaactaatttcaaataattaatacataaatataaataaaactAACAATAGATGaaactaatatatatatatatatatatatatatatatatatatatatatatatatatatatatcattatTTAGATTTTATTAATGTCAAATTGCACGGAATATTTATTCATATTTATCTCTCTTTTTAACCTTGCTAATATGGACGTGTTGAAATTCtttattcatattttttttttaaaatattatagATGTGAAGGTGTAAGTAATTTTATATAGTAATTTTTTATCATAATCGCAATCGTTATTATGGTATATTTTGTGTgcaatttttaaaaaaatcaatgttgaataaattttattaattatttataatatttCTATTTTAATGTTATTAACGTCTACGTGTCTAATTTCATTATCTATTCAACCGCAATCGTACCTACGATGCGTTGTGTCCGAATCAGAATCAAAGTCCGTGATGTTTATAATTGTCATATTTTCTCTAACAGGATCACAATAACACGCATGCATGGCTTCCATTAGGTAACAAATTAAGGACTAAAAATAACAAATGTGTGCTGTGtataaaaaacaaaaatgcgCGCCAAAAAAAAGATTCCACACTGTCTATATATTGAGATAGAACTGTCATTATAAATGCCAAACACAAACACATAAGCACAGAGTCAGCATCACTCCCTCAACCCAACCCTTCTTCAATGGGAGATCCTCAATTCGACCTGATCATCATCGGCGCCGGCGTGATGGGTAGCTCCACCGCCTACCAAGCAGCCAAACGTGGCCTCAAAACACTTTTGCTCGAACAGTTCGATTTCCTTCACCAGCGTGGCTCCTCTCACGGTGAATCCCGCACGATTCGATCCACCTATCCCCAAAGCCATTACTATCCTCTGGTGGTCGAATCATACAAACTATGGGAAGAGATCCAGGCTGAAGTTGGCTACAATGTTTACTTCAAAGCTCAACACCTTGACATTGGCCATCTCGACGATCCATCCTTCCGCGCTGTCATCGAAAACTGCCGGAAACATGGTGTCAACCACCAGCTCTTGAACGCCGAGCAAGTCACTGCGAAGTACTCCGGGAAATTCAACTTACAGGAAGGTTGGTTGGGTCTGTCCACAGAACATGGCGGAATGTTAAAGGCCACAAAAGCTACTGCCATGTTTCAGACACTGGCACACAAACATGGAGCTGTTCTCAAAGACAACTCAAAGGTTGTAGATATAAAAAACAACGGCGGAGAGGTCGTGGTTTTCACCGAGAATGGTGAAAAAGTCCGCGGTAAGAAAGTTGTGGTAACGGTGGGATCATGGGCGAATAAGCTGATTAAGAAAATCAGAGGTATTGATCTTCCGATACAGGCTATTGAGACTCATCTTTGTTACTGGAGAATAAAAGAAGGACATGAAGATAAATTCGCAATTGGTGGCGATTTTCCGACTTTTGCTAGCTATGGGAAGATTTACTACTATGGAACACCAACTTTGGAGTTTCCGGGTTTGCTTAAACTTGGTGTCCACGGCGGTCTAAAGTGCGACCCTGATCGGAGGCCATGGGGACAAGGCGAGATGATGAATGATTTGAAGAAGTGGATTGATAGGACATTCTCTGGGGTGATCGATACGACAAAGCCTGTTGTGAAACAGGCCTGTCTGTATTCAATGACCCCAGATGAAAATTTTGTGATTGATTTTTTGGATGGTGAGTTTAAGAATAACGTTGTTTTGGGTGTTGGGTTTTCCGGTCATGGATTTAAGATGGCTCCGCTTGTTGGTAAGATATTAACTGAGCTGGCAACCGATGGGAAAACTGATAAGGCTGACTTGAATCATTACAGAATTGGAAGATTCCAAAGGATATCTAAGATTTAGGTGTCTTCTTTGTTGTTGTGTCATGATCTGTGCTGGAATCGTATGATGAAGGCGAAATTTGCGACTACGGTAAAGTAATTTGATCTAAGGGACGAGAGTGTTTAAACTTGAATCCAATGGATGAATTCGGTTGCATAATTGTTCATTTCTCTCTTTGTTATCTAGTGTTTGTAACACGGTAATGTTATTCAAATGCAACTTTTGCTATATTCCAATCAACTTTTTTGTTTGTTGTTATTTTCTTTGGACAGTAAAATCAGAATTGTGGGGtacttttttttttttctttctataaTGAGAATTCCACTTAGCAGTAATATATGCATGTTTGATTCTGAAATCTTAAAAAGGAATTTTCAAGTAATTGATTAGGTAGagtttattttatttaaattcaAAGAAATTTAAAAGTATTTTATGCTAAGATTCCTTCCTTCCTATTTTTATTGGGTGTTGATTTGTTAGTTTTATTTTGCctttaattaattttaatattttacCGTAATAGATAATTGAGCATTATGCAAAAGCATAAAGAAAAAGTGTAGTGTAGGTATTATGGCCAAATATGTCAGCATTGCATTTCTAGCATCAGGCCAGCCTGTCTCATGTCTCATCATAGTAATATACTTTCATGGAAGAATGTCTATTCATTAATGAGATGCCTTTTAGAAATGCAATCCGAATGTGATTAGAAAATAATACTAGAATTAGTACTAATACTATTTAGAGAAATTGTCTTTTCTTGTATAATCCTTTTAGAgtaaataaaaatcatttaaagtCAAAATAAGGGATGCTTATTTTGGTtgtttttaaaataatttttatacGATTAGACATTTTTGGTcttaaaaatatttaaaaattacTTTAAATAAAGTTTCAAACAAAAACTTAGTTAAATAAATGGGTGAGGTAGTTTAATTGACACAAATTTGTTGAgttaaattaaatataaattaatGATCTAGGTTTAATCTCCGACGACAATATTTTTATATGTATTAATATAAGTTGATTGTTAATATTTATAagttaaatttttttaaaaaattgattaaataattatctattaaatattttattattttgcTATAAATTTTTTTTAGAtatcaaaatattaaaaatcatttaagttcttaaaatgatttgaacaacttttcataaaaattatttttgaatttttttttgaattattttatttattttaaatatattttaatcttcaataatgtatatttaaTTTATTGTAGGTCATCAACTTTGTTTAATTCATCTTTTCGTTTTCTCAATTTCTCAATGAAAAAGTATACAGGACATACAAATCTCTTTATATGGGTAGATATTCAAGTACACTCCAACTCCTTTAATAAACTTTTTAATTGACTTTTACAACTAACTCTAACTACTTTTATTTACATCAGAGTTGGCCAAAATCGACATGCTTTAAGTTCATCTAATACTCTTCCATAAAATCAACGTGGATAAAAAGAACCACTTTGAGCTTGTTTCTCAAGTCTTGAAAAGCTAAAGTTAAAAAGGATTTTATCATAATATCTGCTAACCGTGCTAAGGCAGGTACATGTTGAACTTTTAGTCTGTTTTCCACGACTTTTTCTATGACAAAATGAATATCTAATTTAATATGTTTTGTTCTAGCATGCATATTGGAATTATGAGATAGTAACATAACACTTAAGTTATCGTAGAGCATATTTGGGAGAGATATTTAACTTTCAATTCAGTTAGTAAAGACTAAAACCAGAGCAACTCAAATGTAATGTGTGCCAAAGCTCTATATTCAACTTCAACACTTGACCTAGCAACCAAGGACTGCTTTTTGGAGCTCTAAGAAATCAAATTTACAACAACCTTCCAATGAGTTTTCTATAGGATGTTATATCTACAAGATGTATGTTTTCATCCTGATGCAATTTTGTTGAAGTATTTAAAGGTGTAGTGGTTGGCTTAGAGGCTAGAAATCTCGTGTTATGTAATAGATGTAGACAATATTTTCTCTATGATATGACAATGCCTTCTCTAGATTATGCCACCTCAAGACTAAGGAAATACTTTAAGGTTCCTAGGTCCTTGATTTTAAAATTGTTGTATAGAGTATTTTTGGTTCTATCAAATTATGACAGAGATGTACCAACTAGGATCACATCATTTACATACACTAGCAAGATCATGATATGATCATTAGTAGAAAGAGTAAACATAGAGAAATCTAAATTTAACTGATAGAATCCAAGAGTCAGCAACAAGGAAGTGAGTTTTTCATACCATTTTCTGCTggcttgtttcaaaccataaagGCTTTTCACAAGTTTGCATACTTGATTGGGCTTGTTACAATGAGTTCCTTGAGATATGCTCATGTACACATCTTCTTCTAGATCTCCATGAAGAAAAATATTATTAACATCTAGTTGATGCAAATTCCAATTCTTAATAGAAGCAACAACCAAAAGAACTCTCATTGTGGAAAGTTTTGCAACATGTGAAAATGTGTAAAAAAAATCCAACCCTTCACCTGGTTGTAACCCTTGATAACCAACCTAGCTTTATATATCTCTATAGATCCATCAactttgtgttttattttgaaaaCTCATCTACTACCAATAGGTTTCACAATTGATTCCAAATCAACCAAATTCCAAGTGTCATTGATAACAAGTGCCTCCAATTCATAATTCATAGCTTTCACCCCATTATCATCCTTACAAGATTCCTCATAGGATCTTGGTTTTAAATAATTGATTATATGAGAGCTAAAAATTCTATGGGATGGCGACATAAAGTTAAGATAGTGAATAAATGAGATGGGATAGACAATACCTGAAGAAGATTGAGGATCCAATTTGTTGGAAGAATTACACACATACTCTATATGGTGAAGATTTGGATGTCTGATTCTGACAGGTCTTGGCAGTATAACTTGGTTAGTGGTGTGGGGAGTAATGTTGTCATGTTGTGAAGGAATTATGTTAGGATCTAAAGGTGATGGTTCAGTGTCAGGTAGGTGGCCATGTTCATATATGACAGGAAGGTGGATTCAGGTTGAACAATGTTAGGACTGGATTAGGTTTTTGATTTAGGGGAAGTGTGATAATGCCAATTAGGTTTGTTGAGAAATATGTGTTCATAATGAATGACATTTTGTGACAGAAAAATGTCATTATTATTCAAGTCAAAAAGGATAATACCTTTGACACCTTGCTCGAATTCTAAGAAAACACACTTTCTACCTCTATAGTCAAGTTTAGTTCTATGAGATTGGAGAGTAAAGACATAAACTAAGGTTCCAAAGATTTTCAAGGCTTCTAGGTCATGGAGCTCATTGAATAGGAGAAAATAAGGTGACTTGTGATCCAAGATAAGGCTTGTTACTCTTTTTCTGATATAAACAACACGAGTAACATCATATGACCAAAAGGTTTTAGGAGTATTAGATTGGAAAAGCAAGACTCTTGCTATGTTCATGAAGGGATTTTATTGCAACAAGTTTAAAAGGTTGTTTGGCTTTATTAAAACTTGAAGAGTAAGGACGCTTTGTGTTTGGCATAATGGCAAACATCACAAATAGCTCTTTGATTAACATAAATGAAAGGGAAATTCTGATGCATAAACTGCATTCTATAAAAAGGCAGATGTCGTAATCTAAAATGCCATAAGAAACCATTCGGTAAAGCACAAGTAGAGGTATTGGGTATACTATGAACATTAGTATTCTTGTAAATAAGAGTAAGGTAATACAATCCTTCAAACTTGTTAGCTAATCCAATCATCTACATTGACATTTGATCATGAATGAAACAATTTGTATTAGTGAAGCAAACAGTAAATTTGGAGTTTTGACATAATTTAGAAACTGATATCAAATTAATAGAGAAATTAGAAATATATAGGACATCTTTAATTGAAATATCAGAAGAAAGTAAGACAATTTCAATATGTTTGGCAAAAGCAAAATGACCATTAGGGAGTTTGACATTTATAGGATTAACAACtttgtgtagcggtaaattcatgaccactgagctattggttaactcaacatTAATAAAACTAGAGTCGTCACCCCGCTTTTgttgtttccaaaggaaaaggggaaaagtacgaacaaaacccaaagataagaaattttcaaatcaaaactaatagaattccagagattacaggtaaggggtttAGTTACACAaaggggaggtattagcacccaatgcgtcctgggtactcctagggagccctttttgtgtgcaagtgttttagttaaaaaagatgtttgctaaaaaatagaatgaggggatgagaaaagaattcattatttacattttttgtatttgacaagaccttcggtcttatgcctacgtaccaacataaaaatgagggatcaaaatctcgtagttcgtggtaaaaatttcaaaggtgggtggattggttttaacaaaagcttacagatatttt containing:
- the LOC127085346 gene encoding probable sarcosine oxidase, producing the protein MGDPQFDLIIIGAGVMGSSTAYQAAKRGLKTLLLEQFDFLHQRGSSHGESRTIRSTYPQSHYYPLVVESYKLWEEIQAEVGYNVYFKAQHLDIGHLDDPSFRAVIENCRKHGVNHQLLNAEQVTAKYSGKFNLQEGWLGLSTEHGGMLKATKATAMFQTLAHKHGAVLKDNSKVVDIKNNGGEVVVFTENGEKVRGKKVVVTVGSWANKLIKKIRGIDLPIQAIETHLCYWRIKEGHEDKFAIGGDFPTFASYGKIYYYGTPTLEFPGLLKLGVHGGLKCDPDRRPWGQGEMMNDLKKWIDRTFSGVIDTTKPVVKQACLYSMTPDENFVIDFLDGEFKNNVVLGVGFSGHGFKMAPLVGKILTELATDGKTDKADLNHYRIGRFQRISKI